A DNA window from Novosphingobium sp. RL4 contains the following coding sequences:
- the carB gene encoding carbamoyl-phosphate synthase large subunit has protein sequence MPKRTDISSILVIGAGPIIIGQACEFDYSGTQAIKALKEEGYRVVLVNSNPATIMTDPDMADATYVEPITPEVVAKIIEKERPDAVLPTMGGQTALNCALALFNDGTLEKFGVQMIGADADAIDKAEDRQRFRDAMDKIGLNSARSGVAHTMDEAFAVLERTGLPSIIRPSFTMGGTGGGIAYNKAEFETIVRSGLDASPTTEVLIEESLLGWKEYEMEVVRDKHDNCIIICSIENVDPMGVHTGDSITVAPALTLTDKEYQIMRNASIEVLREIGVETGGSNVQFAVNPKDGRLIVIEMNPRVSRSSALASKATGFPIARVAAKLAVGYTLDEIMNEITGATPAAFEPTIDYVVTKIPRFAFEKFKGAKNDLTTAMKSVGEVMAIGRNIKESMQKALRGLETGLDGFNRVVELEGAGRDVITAALSRATPERLLHVAQAFREGFTVDEIHAIAHYDKWFLRHIEEIIAEEANIMKNGLPVDAQGLRRVKAMGFSDKRLATLAVRSVGVAGGMGETQAKRSGLLHDALRAMAGATSEDEVRALRTKLGVHPVFKRIDSCAAEFEAVTPYMYSTYEAPIFGEPENEANPSDRRKVVILGGGPNRIGQGIEFDYCCVHACFALAEVGYETIMVNCNPETVSTDYDTSDRLYFEPLTGEDVLEILRVEQSKGELVGVIVQFGGQTPLKLAQALEDAGIPILGTSPDAIDLAEDRERFSALVEKLGLKQPANGIARSRDEAVAVANRIGYPVLMRPSYVLGGRAMEIVDSEQQLDDYIATAVQVSGDSPVLIDQYLRDAIECDVDALCDGDQVVVAGVMQHIEEAGIHSGDSACSLPPYSLPAEIIAEMERQAEALAFGLSVRGLMNIQFAVKDGEVYLIEVNPRASRTVPFVAKALGQPVAKIASRIMAGEKLADFPPFKRDLPYVAVKEAVFPFARFPGVDPVLSPEMKSTGEVMGIDADFPRAFLKAQLGASMRLPDSGLVFVSVKDSDKPVILPAVQILVKEGFRIIATSGTHKYLTEAGLPVELVNKVAEGRRHIVDKIVDGDIALIFNTTEGWQSLKDSQSIRGSALTGKVPYFTTAAASVAAAQAISAQSGSQLEVRSLQDYYS, from the coding sequence ATGCCCAAGCGCACAGACATCTCCTCGATCCTCGTCATCGGCGCCGGCCCGATCATCATCGGCCAGGCCTGCGAATTCGACTATTCGGGAACGCAGGCGATCAAGGCGCTCAAGGAAGAGGGCTACCGGGTCGTCCTGGTGAACTCCAACCCGGCGACGATCATGACCGACCCGGACATGGCCGACGCCACTTATGTCGAGCCGATCACCCCGGAAGTGGTCGCCAAGATCATCGAGAAGGAGCGCCCGGATGCGGTGCTCCCGACGATGGGCGGTCAGACCGCACTGAACTGCGCGCTGGCGCTGTTCAACGACGGAACGCTGGAGAAGTTCGGCGTCCAGATGATCGGCGCCGACGCCGACGCCATCGACAAGGCCGAGGATCGTCAGCGTTTCCGCGACGCGATGGATAAGATCGGCCTCAATTCGGCCCGCTCGGGCGTGGCTCACACCATGGACGAAGCCTTCGCGGTGCTCGAACGCACCGGGCTGCCTTCGATCATCCGTCCCAGCTTCACGATGGGCGGCACCGGCGGCGGCATCGCCTACAACAAGGCCGAGTTCGAGACGATCGTCCGCTCCGGCCTCGACGCTTCCCCGACCACCGAGGTCCTTATCGAGGAATCGCTGCTCGGCTGGAAGGAGTATGAGATGGAGGTCGTGCGCGACAAGCACGACAACTGCATCATCATCTGCTCGATCGAAAACGTCGATCCCATGGGTGTCCACACGGGCGACTCCATCACTGTCGCGCCGGCGCTGACGCTGACCGACAAGGAATACCAGATCATGCGCAACGCCTCGATCGAGGTGCTGCGCGAGATCGGCGTGGAAACCGGCGGTTCGAACGTGCAGTTCGCGGTCAATCCGAAGGACGGCCGCCTGATCGTCATCGAGATGAACCCGCGCGTTTCGCGCTCGTCGGCGCTGGCTTCGAAGGCCACCGGCTTCCCGATCGCGCGCGTCGCGGCGAAGCTGGCCGTGGGCTACACGCTCGACGAGATCATGAACGAGATCACCGGCGCCACGCCGGCCGCGTTCGAGCCGACCATCGACTACGTCGTCACCAAGATCCCGCGCTTCGCCTTCGAGAAGTTCAAGGGCGCCAAGAATGACCTCACCACCGCGATGAAGTCGGTCGGCGAAGTCATGGCGATCGGCCGCAACATCAAGGAATCGATGCAGAAGGCCCTGCGCGGTCTCGAAACCGGCCTTGACGGTTTCAACCGCGTGGTCGAGCTGGAAGGCGCGGGCCGCGACGTGATCACCGCTGCCCTGTCCCGTGCGACGCCGGAGCGTCTGCTGCATGTCGCGCAGGCCTTCCGCGAAGGCTTCACCGTCGATGAGATCCACGCGATCGCGCACTACGACAAGTGGTTCCTGCGTCACATCGAAGAGATCATCGCCGAAGAGGCGAATATCATGAAGAACGGCCTGCCGGTCGATGCGCAGGGTCTGCGCCGCGTCAAGGCGATGGGCTTCTCGGACAAGCGCCTTGCCACGCTGGCTGTGCGTTCGGTTGGCGTCGCGGGCGGCATGGGCGAGACCCAGGCCAAGCGCTCGGGCCTGCTGCACGACGCGCTGCGCGCCATGGCCGGCGCCACCAGCGAGGACGAGGTGCGCGCACTGCGCACCAAGCTGGGCGTCCACCCGGTATTCAAGCGCATCGATTCCTGCGCGGCCGAGTTCGAGGCGGTGACGCCCTACATGTACTCGACTTATGAAGCCCCGATCTTCGGTGAGCCCGAGAACGAGGCCAATCCGTCGGATCGCCGCAAGGTCGTGATTCTCGGCGGCGGTCCCAACCGCATCGGCCAGGGGATCGAGTTCGACTACTGCTGCGTCCACGCCTGCTTCGCGCTTGCCGAAGTCGGCTACGAGACGATCATGGTGAACTGCAACCCCGAGACCGTCTCGACCGACTACGACACCTCGGACCGCCTCTATTTCGAGCCACTCACCGGCGAGGACGTGCTGGAAATCCTGCGCGTCGAACAGTCGAAGGGCGAGCTCGTCGGCGTTATCGTGCAGTTCGGCGGCCAGACCCCGCTCAAGCTGGCGCAAGCGCTGGAAGACGCCGGCATTCCGATCCTCGGAACCTCGCCCGACGCGATCGACCTTGCCGAAGACCGCGAGCGGTTCTCGGCGCTGGTCGAGAAGCTGGGCCTCAAGCAGCCGGCCAACGGCATCGCCCGCAGCCGTGACGAAGCCGTCGCCGTTGCCAATCGCATCGGCTACCCGGTTCTCATGCGTCCCAGCTACGTGCTCGGCGGCCGCGCCATGGAGATCGTCGACAGCGAACAGCAGCTCGACGACTACATCGCCACCGCCGTTCAGGTCTCGGGCGACAGCCCGGTGCTGATCGACCAGTACCTGCGCGACGCCATCGAGTGCGACGTCGATGCGCTTTGCGATGGTGACCAGGTCGTCGTCGCTGGCGTCATGCAGCATATCGAGGAAGCGGGCATCCACTCGGGCGACAGCGCCTGCTCGCTGCCGCCCTACAGCCTGCCTGCCGAAATCATCGCCGAGATGGAGCGCCAGGCTGAAGCACTGGCCTTCGGGCTCAGCGTACGCGGCCTGATGAACATCCAGTTCGCGGTGAAGGACGGCGAGGTCTACCTCATTGAAGTGAACCCGCGTGCCTCGCGCACCGTGCCCTTCGTCGCCAAGGCGCTGGGGCAGCCGGTCGCCAAGATCGCCTCGCGCATCATGGCCGGCGAAAAGCTGGCAGACTTCCCGCCGTTCAAGCGTGACCTGCCTTATGTGGCGGTCAAGGAAGCGGTCTTCCCCTTCGCGCGCTTCCCGGGCGTCGATCCGGTGCTGAGCCCCGAAATGAAGTCGACCGGCGAAGTCATGGGCATCGATGCCGACTTCCCGCGCGCTTTCCTCAAGGCCCAGCTTGGGGCCAGCATGCGCCTGCCCGACAGCGGTCTCGTCTTCGTTTCGGTGAAGGACAGCGACAAGCCGGTCATCCTTCCGGCGGTCCAGATCCTGGTGAAGGAGGGCTTCCGCATCATCGCCACGTCAGGCACGCACAAGTACCTGACCGAAGCCGGCCTGCCGGTGGAACTGGTCAACAAGGTTGCCGAAGGACGTCGGCACATCGTCGACAAGATCGTGGATGGCGACATTGCGCTGATCTTCAACACGACCGAAGGTTGGCAGAGCCTGAAGGACTCGCAATCGATCCGCGGATCCGCGCTTACCGGCAAGGTGCCGTACTTCACGACAGCGGCCGCCAGCGTCGCTGCTGCACAGGCAATTTCTGCGCAAAGCGGGAGCCAGCTTGAAGTGCGTTCGTTGCAGGATTATTATAGCTGA
- a CDS encoding phage holin family protein, with amino-acid sequence MLDTPVNLASSLREDEDLSLAQDLRLLASEARTFAQAELAYQKSRAAYAGAEARAIAMLGLLAAGLVFFALMGLVLGAVIAVGTLVGPWLAMLLVPLVVIVIAAMCGLSARNRMRRMKALLSEKGAAE; translated from the coding sequence ATGCTCGACACCCCGGTGAACCTCGCTTCCTCCCTTCGGGAGGACGAGGACCTTTCCCTCGCTCAGGACTTGCGCCTGCTCGCCTCCGAAGCGCGCACTTTCGCGCAGGCGGAACTGGCCTATCAGAAGAGCCGCGCCGCTTATGCCGGAGCAGAGGCGCGCGCGATCGCGATGCTCGGCCTGCTGGCGGCGGGCCTCGTGTTCTTCGCACTCATGGGGCTCGTACTCGGCGCCGTGATCGCGGTGGGCACGCTTGTAGGTCCGTGGCTGGCAATGCTCCTCGTTCCCCTCGTCGTCATTGTCATAGCTGCGATGTGCGGCCTTTCGGCGCGAAACCGCATGAGGCGCATGAAAGCACTCCTTTCCGAGAAGGGAGCGGCCGAATGA
- a CDS encoding coniferyl-alcohol dehydrogenase, with product MTDVLGYQGKRVIVSGCFSGMGEATAKMLVELGAEVHGFDFRESAVPMASFTQIDLRDPATIEAAVAGVGGKVDALFNCAGLPGGGGFPPLDVMKVNFLGTRHLTDQVVPLMGEGAAIVSIASTGGLGWSRRIPVHMQLLATQGFDAGLAWCEANLDQVAEGYAFSKEAVIVWTQFMGAQLIKKGIRINCSLPSPTQTPMMATFHATSGKDVVDAAAEPLGRYTTPEEQAGPLVLINSNLAGVVNGIVMPVDGGFMGGLATGQVDITRMMSKQPA from the coding sequence ATGACCGACGTTCTGGGATATCAAGGCAAGCGGGTAATCGTCAGCGGCTGCTTCTCGGGCATGGGCGAGGCGACGGCAAAGATGCTGGTCGAACTAGGCGCCGAAGTACACGGGTTCGATTTTCGCGAAAGCGCCGTGCCGATGGCCTCGTTCACGCAGATCGACTTGCGCGATCCCGCCACGATCGAAGCCGCGGTTGCCGGCGTGGGCGGCAAGGTAGACGCCCTGTTCAACTGCGCTGGCCTGCCCGGCGGCGGCGGCTTCCCGCCGCTTGACGTCATGAAGGTCAACTTCCTCGGCACTCGCCACCTGACCGATCAGGTCGTTCCGCTGATGGGCGAAGGCGCTGCCATCGTCTCCATCGCATCGACCGGCGGCCTGGGGTGGAGCCGCCGCATTCCCGTGCATATGCAGCTTCTCGCCACGCAGGGATTCGATGCCGGTCTTGCATGGTGTGAAGCCAACCTCGACCAGGTGGCAGAGGGCTATGCCTTCTCGAAGGAAGCCGTCATCGTGTGGACGCAGTTCATGGGCGCGCAGCTCATCAAGAAGGGCATCCGCATCAACTGCTCGCTGCCCTCCCCCACCCAGACTCCGATGATGGCGACCTTCCACGCCACTTCGGGCAAGGACGTCGTGGATGCCGCCGCAGAACCGCTCGGCCGCTACACCACGCCCGAAGAACAGGCCGGCCCGCTGGTGCTGATCAATTCGAATCTCGCAGGCGTCGTCAACGGCATCGTCATGCCGGTGGACGGGGGCTTCATGGGCGGCCTTGCCACCGGGCAGGTCGACATCACCCGGATGATGAGCAAGCAGCCCGCCTGA
- the greA gene encoding transcription elongation factor GreA, which yields MASIEKLPMLAEGYEKLTAEIKALREERPRIVDAIEEARAHGDLSENAEYHAAKERQGQVEATIADLEDKITRAQIVDPATLSSDKIIFGATVTLLDEDDKPVKYQIVGPYEADARVGRISYNSPLGKALIGRKIEEEVEVTVPSGDKFYLVQKIEFI from the coding sequence ATGGCCAGTATCGAAAAGCTCCCCATGCTCGCCGAGGGGTATGAGAAGCTGACCGCCGAGATCAAGGCGCTGCGTGAAGAGCGCCCCCGGATCGTCGATGCGATCGAGGAAGCGCGTGCCCACGGCGATCTCTCGGAAAATGCCGAGTATCACGCCGCAAAGGAACGCCAGGGCCAGGTCGAAGCAACGATCGCCGATCTCGAAGACAAGATCACCCGTGCCCAGATCGTCGATCCGGCCACGCTTTCCAGCGACAAGATCATCTTCGGCGCCACAGTCACGCTACTCGACGAGGACGACAAGCCGGTGAAGTACCAGATCGTCGGTCCTTATGAAGCGGATGCCCGGGTAGGCCGCATCAGCTACAATTCGCCGCTCGGCAAGGCGCTTATCGGTCGCAAGATCGAAGAAGAAGTCGAAGTGACAGTGCCATCGGGCGACAAGTTCTACCTCGTGCAGAAGATCGAGTTCATTTGA
- a CDS encoding kinase: protein MEQVHSALAGRRMWPVVIGICGAQGSGKSTAARALIEACGEAGLSAAALSLDDLYLGHEERQELSRAVHPLLATRGVPGTHDVMLGLDILDALEIGFPVALPRFDKASDDRLAERDWPIVQPGCHVLVFEGWCVGAFPQASSALVDPVNALEAKEDGDGRWRRYVNDALGDVYQRLFARIDRLVLLAAPGFEVVHDWRLEQERDLAGEEHKGVHVMDEDRIARFIAHYERLTRWILSEMPARANLVIQLDARRRPLRIA, encoded by the coding sequence ATGGAGCAGGTGCATTCGGCTCTGGCTGGTCGGCGGATGTGGCCTGTGGTCATCGGTATTTGCGGCGCGCAGGGGTCTGGGAAATCGACTGCCGCGCGCGCTTTGATCGAAGCATGCGGCGAGGCCGGGCTTTCCGCTGCCGCGCTCTCGCTCGACGACCTCTATCTTGGGCACGAGGAGCGGCAGGAACTGTCGCGCGCCGTCCACCCCCTCCTCGCGACCAGAGGGGTTCCGGGCACGCATGATGTCATGCTCGGGCTGGATATTCTTGATGCGCTGGAGATTGGATTTCCGGTGGCGCTGCCGCGTTTCGACAAGGCCAGTGACGACCGGCTGGCCGAGCGGGACTGGCCTATCGTGCAGCCGGGCTGCCACGTGCTGGTGTTCGAGGGCTGGTGCGTCGGTGCCTTTCCGCAAGCTTCGAGCGCGCTGGTCGACCCGGTCAACGCGCTGGAGGCGAAGGAGGATGGCGATGGCAGATGGCGCCGCTACGTCAACGATGCGCTGGGCGACGTCTATCAGCGACTGTTCGCGCGGATCGACCGTTTGGTCCTGCTTGCCGCGCCGGGATTCGAGGTGGTCCACGACTGGCGACTGGAACAGGAGCGCGACCTTGCCGGAGAGGAGCACAAGGGCGTGCATGTCATGGACGAGGACCGGATTGCGCGCTTCATCGCCCATTACGAGCGGCTCACGCGCTGGATACTCTCGGAGATGCCGGCTCGCGCCAATCTGGTCATCCAACTCGACGCCCGGCGGCGCCCGCTCAGGATTGCCTGA
- the ribH gene encoding 6,7-dimethyl-8-ribityllumazine synthase gives MARFLIVEARFYDHLNDKLIAGAKAALKAAGHTADVVTVPGALEIPAAISLADATGDYEGYVAIGVVIRGETYHFEIVAGESARGIMALTMDGIAIGNGILTVENEEQALVRAEPTQKDKGGEAAKAAIALLGLKEKFGA, from the coding sequence ATGGCCCGTTTCCTTATCGTCGAAGCCCGCTTCTACGACCATCTGAACGACAAGCTGATTGCCGGCGCCAAGGCGGCGCTCAAGGCGGCAGGCCATACGGCCGATGTCGTGACCGTACCCGGCGCGCTTGAAATCCCCGCCGCGATCTCGCTGGCAGACGCCACGGGCGATTACGAGGGCTACGTCGCCATCGGCGTCGTCATTCGCGGCGAGACCTATCATTTCGAGATCGTCGCCGGTGAATCCGCACGCGGCATCATGGCTCTGACCATGGACGGCATCGCGATCGGCAACGGCATCCTGACCGTCGAGAACGAGGAACAGGCCCTGGTCCGTGCCGAACCGACCCAGAAGGACAAGGGCGGCGAAGCAGCCAAGGCCGCGATCGCCCTCCTCGGCCTGAAGGAAAAGTTCGGGGCCTGA
- a CDS encoding crotonase/enoyl-CoA hydratase family protein, whose translation MNEAVLYEIDDEGIVTLTLNRPELRNPISDPEVIEGLLGALERLENDPAARVAILTGAGKGFSSGGNINEMKPGGNVNGGVPTRTRLNYKRGIQRLPLAFAALEVPVIAAVNGAAAGAGCDLTCMCDLRIAGESARFAESFVKIGLIAGDGGSWLLPRVIGWSKAAEMALTGDMIDAAEALACGLVSKVVPDHRLMDEARALARRIAANPPHAVRMTKRLLWEGRRSDLATLLEMAAAMQSAAHATDDHAEAVDAFLEKRKPAFKGS comes from the coding sequence ATGAACGAAGCGGTACTTTACGAGATCGACGACGAAGGCATCGTCACGCTGACGCTCAACCGCCCCGAACTGCGCAATCCGATTTCCGATCCCGAAGTGATCGAGGGGCTGCTCGGCGCGCTCGAACGGCTCGAAAACGACCCTGCGGCCCGCGTGGCGATCCTTACCGGTGCGGGCAAGGGCTTCTCCTCCGGCGGCAATATCAATGAGATGAAGCCCGGCGGCAACGTCAACGGCGGCGTGCCCACACGCACCCGCCTTAATTACAAACGCGGAATCCAGCGCCTTCCTCTCGCGTTCGCCGCCCTGGAAGTGCCGGTGATCGCCGCCGTCAACGGGGCCGCGGCCGGCGCCGGATGTGATCTTACCTGCATGTGCGACCTTCGCATCGCCGGGGAAAGCGCGCGCTTCGCCGAAAGCTTCGTAAAGATCGGCCTGATCGCCGGTGACGGCGGCTCGTGGCTGCTGCCGCGCGTTATCGGCTGGTCCAAAGCGGCGGAAATGGCGCTTACCGGCGACATGATCGACGCTGCCGAGGCGCTGGCCTGCGGGCTGGTCTCCAAAGTGGTGCCGGATCACCGGTTGATGGACGAAGCCCGTGCACTCGCCCGCCGTATCGCCGCCAATCCGCCCCACGCAGTGCGCATGACCAAGCGCCTGCTCTGGGAAGGACGCCGCAGCGACCTCGCAACGCTTCTGGAAATGGCCGCCGCCATGCAATCCGCCGCTCACGCGACCGACGATCACGCGGAAGCGGTCGACGCCTTCCTTGAAAAGCGCAAGCCGGCTTTCAAGGGGTCTTGA
- the ribB gene encoding 3,4-dihydroxy-2-butanone-4-phosphate synthase codes for MAGNVIEQVRRLVNEGGMSKAGLARAAGLHANTLRDCTEPDWNPTAETLTKLERFLLSNDDRPVLVPIEEIIDEARNGRMFILVDDEDRENEGDLVIPAQMATPAAVNFMATHGRGLICLTLTSQRVEELGLNLMSQHNGTRHETAFTVSIEAREGVTTGISAGDRARTISVAIDGTKTKADIVTPGHVFPLRARDGGVLVRTGHTEAAVDISRLAGLNPSGVICEIMKDDGTMARMDDLIAFARIHDLKIGTIRDLIAYRRKHDRMVEKKNEITFQSRHGGQWLARSYYNKATGEETMALIKGRIDPNQPTLVRMHTLSMFVDVLGEESTDRGDLLHRSMEMIAEEGAGVIVVINRQMNNPISRVMDIKHQFRAGENPDLEELRDYGVGAQILAELGIHDMILLTNTHHSLVALEGYGLNIAGERAIPALEGAN; via the coding sequence ATGGCTGGTAATGTGATCGAACAGGTTCGCAGGCTCGTGAACGAGGGCGGCATGAGCAAGGCCGGCCTCGCCCGAGCCGCCGGACTGCACGCCAACACCCTGCGTGACTGCACCGAGCCCGATTGGAACCCAACCGCCGAGACGCTCACCAAGCTCGAACGCTTCCTGCTTTCGAACGACGACCGTCCGGTCCTCGTTCCGATCGAGGAAATCATCGACGAGGCCCGCAACGGTCGCATGTTCATCCTGGTCGACGACGAGGACCGCGAAAACGAGGGCGACCTCGTGATCCCGGCGCAGATGGCGACGCCGGCGGCCGTGAACTTCATGGCCACTCACGGCCGGGGACTGATCTGCCTCACACTCACCAGCCAGCGGGTGGAGGAACTCGGCCTTAACCTAATGAGCCAGCACAACGGCACGCGCCACGAAACCGCCTTCACCGTTTCCATCGAGGCCCGCGAAGGCGTGACCACCGGCATTTCGGCGGGCGACCGCGCGCGCACCATCTCGGTCGCGATCGACGGCACCAAGACCAAGGCCGACATCGTCACCCCCGGGCATGTCTTCCCGCTGCGCGCCCGTGACGGCGGCGTGCTCGTGCGCACCGGCCACACCGAGGCGGCTGTCGACATTTCGCGCCTCGCCGGGCTCAATCCTTCGGGCGTGATCTGCGAGATCATGAAGGACGACGGCACCATGGCACGCATGGACGACCTGATCGCCTTTGCCCGCATTCACGACCTCAAGATTGGCACGATCCGCGACCTCATCGCCTATCGCCGCAAGCATGACCGCATGGTCGAGAAGAAGAACGAGATCACATTCCAGAGCCGCCACGGCGGCCAGTGGCTTGCCCGCAGCTACTACAACAAGGCGACCGGCGAAGAGACCATGGCCCTGATCAAGGGCCGCATCGATCCGAACCAGCCGACCCTGGTGCGAATGCACACCCTTTCGATGTTCGTCGACGTTCTGGGCGAAGAATCGACCGATCGCGGCGATCTCCTGCATCGTTCGATGGAAATGATCGCAGAGGAAGGCGCGGGCGTGATCGTTGTCATCAACCGTCAGATGAACAATCCGATCTCGCGCGTCATGGATATCAAGCACCAGTTCCGCGCCGGAGAGAACCCGGACCTTGAGGAACTGCGCGACTATGGCGTAGGAGCCCAGATCCTTGCCGAACTCGGCATCCACGACATGATCCTGCTGACCAACACCCATCACTCGCTCGTCGCACTGGAAGGCTATGGCCTGAACATTGCCGGCGAACGCGCTATCCCCGCCCTTGAAGGAGCGAACTGA
- a CDS encoding DUF4170 domain-containing protein gives MQKLHLVMGGRVTDPRSLEFSDLSALDLVGVYPDYASAEDAWRSAAHRTVDDAEMKYVIVHLHRLLQPDQSEA, from the coding sequence ATGCAGAAGCTTCACCTCGTGATGGGCGGCCGGGTCACAGACCCGCGCAGCCTTGAATTCTCCGACCTCAGCGCCCTCGACCTGGTCGGCGTCTATCCCGACTACGCCTCGGCCGAGGATGCATGGCGCTCGGCCGCTCATCGCACGGTCGATGATGCGGAAATGAAGTACGTGATCGTCCACCTGCACCGCCTGCTTCAGCCAGACCAATCGGAAGCCTGA
- a CDS encoding MarR family transcriptional regulator → MEKTDQLMRSRAKAIRLIGIANELLAMARELEIGQSPAADLAGFDALVEDREGSKTSASQDHPIWVELARQTYDDRRRRTKIFQSEELFGEPAWDILLDLFIAAKERRRVSVTSACIGSAVPSTTALRWITILEKQGLLVREADPGDARRVYVKLSARGYAAMLEYFASSSRSVVLLDNPRPGISAAR, encoded by the coding sequence ATGGAGAAGACCGATCAGTTGATGCGCAGCCGGGCGAAGGCCATTCGCCTAATCGGCATTGCGAACGAACTTCTCGCCATGGCACGCGAACTCGAAATCGGACAAAGCCCGGCCGCCGATCTGGCCGGATTCGACGCCTTGGTGGAGGATCGGGAAGGCTCGAAGACCTCCGCCAGCCAGGACCACCCGATCTGGGTGGAACTGGCACGCCAGACTTATGACGACCGCCGGCGGCGAACCAAGATCTTCCAGTCGGAAGAACTGTTTGGCGAACCGGCCTGGGATATCCTGCTGGACCTCTTCATCGCCGCCAAGGAACGGCGCCGGGTTTCCGTGACAAGCGCCTGCATCGGCTCTGCGGTTCCCTCAACAACGGCCCTGCGCTGGATCACGATCCTCGAAAAACAGGGCCTGCTCGTCCGCGAAGCCGATCCGGGCGATGCGCGGCGTGTCTACGTAAAGCTGAGTGCGCGCGGCTATGCCGCCATGCTCGAATACTTCGCCTCCTCGTCCCGCTCCGTCGTCCTGCTCGACAATCCCCGCCCAGGGATCTCGGCCGCGCGATAG
- the eno gene encoding phosphopyruvate hydratase, whose protein sequence is MTAIIDIHGREILDSRGNPTVEVDVLLEDGSFGRAAVPSGASTGAHEAVELRDGDKSRYLGKGVLKAVDSVNGEIAEALVGMDAEDQRDLDLTMIELDGTENKGRLGANSILGVSLAVAKAAANARGLPLYSYVGGVSAHVLPVPMMNIINGGEHADNPIDFQEFMIVPVGADSLAEAVRWGSEIFHTLKKGLHEKGLATAVGDEGGFAPNLASTRDALDFVMASIEKAGFKPGEEVALALDCAATEFFKNGKYEISGENLSLSPTEMADYLADLAANYPIRSIEDGMGEDDFEGWAALTAKIGDKVQLVGDDLFVTNPKRLTMGIEKGLANSLLVKVNQIGSLTETLEAVSIAQSNGYTAVMSHRSGETEDATIADLAVATNCGQIKTGSLARSDRLAKYNQLIRIEEELGKAARYAGASAFGRLAR, encoded by the coding sequence ATGACCGCGATCATCGATATCCACGGCCGTGAAATTCTCGACAGCCGCGGCAATCCTACCGTCGAAGTCGACGTTCTCCTCGAAGATGGCAGTTTCGGCCGCGCAGCGGTTCCTTCGGGCGCTTCGACCGGTGCGCACGAAGCAGTCGAACTGCGTGACGGCGACAAGAGCCGCTACCTCGGAAAGGGCGTGCTCAAGGCCGTTGATTCCGTGAACGGCGAAATCGCCGAAGCGCTTGTCGGCATGGATGCCGAGGACCAGCGCGACCTCGACCTCACCATGATCGAACTCGACGGAACCGAGAACAAGGGCCGCCTGGGCGCGAATTCGATCCTCGGCGTCAGCCTCGCGGTGGCCAAGGCTGCCGCCAATGCGCGCGGCCTTCCGCTGTATTCCTATGTGGGCGGCGTTTCCGCGCATGTGCTGCCGGTGCCGATGATGAACATCATCAATGGCGGCGAACATGCTGACAACCCGATCGATTTCCAGGAATTCATGATCGTGCCGGTCGGCGCCGATTCGCTCGCCGAAGCGGTGCGTTGGGGTTCGGAAATCTTCCACACCCTCAAGAAGGGCCTGCATGAGAAGGGCCTTGCGACCGCAGTGGGCGACGAGGGCGGTTTCGCACCGAACCTCGCCAGCACCCGTGATGCGCTTGATTTCGTGATGGCCTCGATCGAGAAGGCCGGTTTCAAGCCCGGTGAAGAAGTTGCCCTTGCGCTCGATTGCGCGGCAACCGAGTTCTTCAAGAACGGCAAGTACGAGATCAGCGGCGAAAATCTGTCGCTTTCGCCGACCGAAATGGCCGACTACCTTGCCGATCTTGCCGCCAATTATCCGATCCGCTCGATCGAGGACGGCATGGGTGAAGACGATTTCGAAGGCTGGGCAGCGCTCACCGCAAAGATCGGCGACAAGGTGCAGCTGGTCGGTGACGATCTCTTTGTGACCAACCCCAAGCGCCTGACCATGGGTATCGAGAAGGGCCTTGCCAACTCGCTGCTGGTGAAGGTCAACCAGATCGGTTCGCTTACCGAGACGCTGGAAGCTGTTTCGATCGCGCAGAGCAACGGTTACACGGCCGTGATGTCGCACCGTTCGGGTGAAACCGAGGATGCGACCATTGCCGATCTCGCGGTCGCCACGAATTGCGGCCAGATCAAGACCGGCTCGCTTGCGCGTTCGGACCGGCTTGCGAAGTACAACCAGCTCATCCGCATCGAGGAAGAGCTGGGCAAGGCTGCCCGTTACGCCGGCGCATCGGCATTCGGCCGTCTTGCGCGCTGA